One window of Candidatus Hydrothermales bacterium genomic DNA carries:
- a CDS encoding DUF1122 family protein yields MNFKDSLSHGLTYKNYIIKAERIYKGRFKEEFNFDVYLIENSKRSFLLSIKYFEGRKPYYRKWIEVFNISEKFFDSEYEDFFLKFISNEIGEGERILIEYINDYETYYFLFKGYPVSISRLGFKFLKLSFTFLKDFYVPEGHWEGSPKIIAEKAIDEKQKKIALDEIKREIEEFYFRYKDSENKLIKNAILRIKQLKEYL; encoded by the coding sequence GTGAACTTTAAAGATAGTCTGAGTCATGGTTTAACTTACAAAAACTATATTATAAAGGCAGAAAGAATTTATAAGGGTAGATTCAAGGAGGAATTTAACTTTGATGTTTATTTAATCGAAAACTCAAAAAGGTCTTTTCTTTTAAGTATAAAATATTTTGAAGGTAGAAAGCCCTATTATAGAAAATGGATTGAAGTATTCAATATAAGTGAGAAATTTTTTGACTCTGAATACGAAGATTTCTTTCTTAAATTTATTTCAAATGAAATAGGGGAAGGTGAAAGAATTTTAATCGAATATATCAATGACTACGAAACTTATTACTTTTTGTTTAAGGGGTATCCAGTCTCAATTTCAAGGTTAGGTTTTAAGTTTTTAAAACTTTCCTTCACTTTTTTGAAAGACTTTTATGTTCCTGAGGGTCATTGGGAAGGAAGCCCAAAAATAATTGCAGAAAAGGCAATTGATGAAAAACAAAAAAAAATAGCCCTAGATGAAATTAAAAGAGAAATAGAAGAATTTTATTTTAGATACAAAGACTCAGAAAACAAACTAATTAAAAATGCTATTTTAAGAATCAAACAATTGAAAGAATATTTATAA
- the lpdA gene encoding dihydrolipoyl dehydrogenase, whose product MKYKAIVIGAGPGGYVCAIRLGQLGIKSLVVDKKFIGGVCLNVGCVPTKALIYASHIIETNEKAKKEMGLIINESKFDLEKLRDWKEKIINRLTNGILSLWKHSGIEFIKGEAIFESEKKIKVKTESGEIKEFEGENIVIATGSDPAILKGFEPDGKYIWTSDDAVALKEIPKKLLILGGGAIGIEFAYIYKNFGSDVEVIEIMDQILPGMDKEMVQELTKILKRKGIKIYTERRAKEVSVKNGKVNLLVEYKDKEEIYEGDVLLLSVGRKPNSKIEGIDKLDIKIDERGFIKVDKKRRANEKGVFAIGDVAGPPLLAHKASKEGIVAAEVIAGLNSEFDPRAIPLVVYTIPEFASVGLTEEEAKSKGIDIAIGKFPLVANGRALTQNESMGLAKIIVNRENDEILGIHILSPEASSMICEAALAIEMGATSEDIALTIHPHPTFGEILMEAAENVYKKAIHIINK is encoded by the coding sequence ATGAAATACAAGGCAATTGTCATTGGTGCAGGACCTGGTGGTTATGTCTGTGCAATAAGACTCGGACAACTTGGAATCAAAAGTCTTGTGGTAGATAAAAAGTTTATAGGAGGGGTGTGTCTTAACGTGGGATGTGTACCTACAAAGGCACTTATATATGCTTCTCACATTATAGAGACTAATGAAAAGGCTAAAAAAGAAATGGGCCTTATCATAAATGAATCAAAATTCGATTTAGAAAAGTTAAGAGACTGGAAAGAAAAGATCATAAACAGATTAACAAATGGAATTTTAAGCCTATGGAAACATAGTGGTATAGAATTTATTAAGGGAGAGGCGATCTTTGAAAGCGAAAAGAAAATAAAAGTTAAAACTGAAAGTGGAGAAATAAAAGAGTTTGAGGGAGAAAACATTGTAATAGCCACTGGTTCTGACCCAGCTATTTTAAAGGGCTTTGAACCTGATGGAAAGTATATTTGGACAAGCGATGACGCTGTCGCTTTAAAAGAAATCCCTAAAAAACTTCTTATTCTGGGCGGAGGGGCCATCGGAATTGAATTTGCTTATATTTATAAAAACTTTGGAAGCGACGTCGAAGTTATAGAAATAATGGATCAGATACTACCCGGAATGGATAAAGAAATGGTACAAGAACTCACCAAAATACTCAAAAGAAAAGGAATTAAAATTTATACTGAAAGAAGAGCAAAAGAAGTCTCAGTCAAAAATGGGAAAGTTAATTTATTAGTTGAATATAAAGATAAAGAGGAAATTTACGAGGGAGATGTGCTACTTTTGTCCGTGGGGAGGAAACCTAACTCTAAAATTGAAGGTATAGATAAATTAGATATAAAAATTGATGAAAGAGGATTTATAAAAGTCGATAAAAAAAGAAGGGCAAACGAAAAAGGAGTGTTTGCAATCGGTGATGTGGCAGGGCCACCTCTTCTTGCCCACAAAGCTTCAAAGGAGGGAATAGTAGCTGCCGAAGTAATAGCAGGACTCAACTCCGAATTTGATCCAAGGGCAATACCTTTAGTTGTTTACACAATTCCCGAATTTGCCTCAGTAGGCCTAACTGAAGAAGAGGCGAAAAGCAAGGGAATCGATATTGCTATCGGCAAATTTCCCTTAGTAGCAAACGGAAGAGCTTTAACTCAAAACGAAAGTATGGGGCTTGCTAAGATAATAGTTAATAGGGAAAACGACGAAATCCTAGGCATACATATCCTATCACCTGAGGCATCCTCAATGATCTGTGAAGCTGCACTTGCGATTGAAATGGGAGCAACTTCAGAAGATATTGCCCTTACAATCCATCCTCACCCAACTTTTGGAGAAATTTTAATGGAAGCAGCTGAAAACGTTTATAAAAAAGCTATTCACATTATAAATAAATAG
- a CDS encoding secondary thiamine-phosphate synthase enzyme YjbQ — MDVITIQTREREQYVEITEEIRKIIKNKKLDKGIVFLYVPHTTCGITVNESYDPSVAQDIIHMLHLVAPPKGPYKHTEGNADAHIKTTITGSTLFLFVDNGDLVLGKWQGVFLAEYDGPRTRKIYLKFFKEV; from the coding sequence ATGGATGTCATAACAATACAAACAAGAGAAAGGGAACAATATGTAGAAATAACGGAAGAAATAAGAAAAATTATAAAAAATAAAAAGTTAGATAAGGGTATAGTTTTTTTATATGTTCCCCATACAACCTGTGGTATAACAGTTAATGAGAGTTATGATCCTTCTGTTGCTCAGGATATAATACATATGCTTCATTTAGTGGCTCCTCCCAAGGGCCCATATAAGCATACGGAGGGAAATGCCGATGCCCATATAAAAACTACAATAACAGGTAGCACTTTATTTTTATTTGTCGATAACGGTGATCTTGTTTTAGGCAAATGGCAGGGAGTATTTCTCGCAGAATATGACGGTCCAAGAACAAGAAAAATATATCTAAAGTTTTTTAAAGAAGTTTAA
- a CDS encoding biotin/lipoyl-containing protein: MAKKEGEYIKKNEPIVEIETQKVTVEIPSPYEGILYKILEKEGSVVEVGKPIAILVKEGEKVEEETKLTSPKESFEIIEKEEIKAQKVETRLKDKVLASPSARKLAREYGIDISKISPEKRIIRKKDVLRIIKKLKRKKEF, encoded by the coding sequence ATGGCTAAAAAAGAAGGCGAATACATCAAAAAGAATGAACCGATAGTAGAGATTGAAACTCAAAAAGTAACAGTAGAAATACCTTCACCCTATGAGGGAATTCTCTATAAAATACTCGAAAAAGAGGGAAGTGTTGTAGAAGTCGGAAAACCTATCGCAATTTTAGTAAAAGAGGGAGAAAAAGTTGAGGAAGAAACTAAATTAACATCACCTAAGGAATCTTTTGAAATTATAGAAAAAGAAGAAATTAAAGCTCAAAAAGTTGAGACTCGGTTAAAAGATAAGGTTTTAGCTTCACCATCAGCAAGAAAACTCGCAAGAGAATACGGGATCGACATATCTAAAATTTCTCCTGAAAAAAGAATAATAAGAAAAAAAGACGTTCTAAGAATTATTAAAAAATTGAAAAGGAAAAAAGAGTTTTAG
- a CDS encoding class II SORL domain-containing protein, which produces MHHFKELFQTADWKKEKHTPFIDIIGEVKRGEKIRIEVSVGKEIPHPNTTAHHISWIDVFFLPEGEKFPYHIGRFEFLSHGASTQGQDTSSVYSEPYVVFELKTEKSGEIFAFSYCNIHGLWANSKEIKF; this is translated from the coding sequence ATGCATCACTTTAAAGAATTATTTCAAACTGCTGATTGGAAGAAAGAGAAGCATACTCCTTTTATAGACATAATCGGAGAGGTAAAAAGGGGCGAGAAAATAAGGATAGAAGTATCAGTTGGAAAAGAGATTCCTCATCCAAATACTACAGCTCACCATATATCTTGGATTGATGTTTTTTTCCTTCCAGAGGGTGAAAAGTTTCCCTATCATATAGGGAGATTTGAGTTTCTATCTCATGGTGCGTCAACACAAGGACAGGATACAAGTTCTGTATACTCAGAGCCTTATGTTGTTTTTGAGCTTAAAACAGAAAAAAGTGGTGAGATTTTTGCCTTTTCCTACTGCAACATTCACGGTTTATGGGCAAATTCTAAGGAAATTAAATTTTAA
- a CDS encoding 2-oxoacid:acceptor oxidoreductase subunit alpha — MKEDVQVRIAGVAGDGSFVTGEVLASALKKMGYFVVTIRDFPSNIRGLPSNYTVRGSSKPVYGRKDFDDFQIAFDIQSLKNHLSDLKENSVVIYDSPKTEELESEIKKEGVFYIPLPLREVARREMKMEVIKNMVALGVLAEILGINDEITNLVIYENFKKKSEKFIELNKKAILKGRELIRNNEKKFPEFKLKTLKDENRVLAMGNDLVSMGAIAGGCRFLAAYPITPASEVLEFLSRELKKFGGVTVQAEDEIASINMAIGASIAGLRALVASSGPGIALKTEGISYAGMTETPIVIYYAMRVGPSTGLPTKTSQEDMLYIIFGGHGEFPRVVLMPGTPEELFYLTAEAFNLAEEFQIPVIVLTDQFLAQNRFTIDKHKLDPQKVEIRRGKLLLDGNNIPKKDRFFLRYKIEEDGISPRVLPGTEGGVFGTTGYEHDEAGYGTEEEENRIKMVNKRMTKIKFISKKVPPPVLYEKEGAKYGIISVGSTFGPILETIEKFEREGVNISFLRIVTLWPFPEEEVRKFVENKERVFIVEQNYKGQLKFLVENAIIDVHKNKIRGITKYSGRAFKPIEIENKIREELK; from the coding sequence TTGAAAGAAGACGTACAAGTTCGTATAGCCGGCGTTGCCGGTGATGGAAGTTTTGTTACAGGAGAGGTATTAGCATCTGCTCTAAAAAAAATGGGATACTTTGTAGTCACCATAAGAGATTTTCCATCTAATATAAGAGGCCTACCCTCAAATTACACAGTAAGAGGATCTTCAAAACCCGTTTACGGAAGAAAAGATTTTGATGACTTTCAAATAGCCTTTGATATACAAAGCCTTAAAAATCACCTCTCAGATCTAAAAGAAAACTCGGTCGTAATATACGATTCCCCTAAAACAGAAGAACTTGAAAGTGAAATAAAAAAAGAGGGAGTTTTCTATATTCCCTTACCACTAAGAGAGGTTGCAAGAAGAGAAATGAAAATGGAAGTTATAAAGAATATGGTCGCTCTTGGAGTTCTTGCTGAAATACTTGGAATTAACGACGAAATTACAAATCTTGTTATCTACGAAAACTTCAAAAAGAAAAGCGAAAAGTTCATTGAATTAAACAAAAAGGCTATCTTGAAAGGTAGAGAACTTATAAGAAATAATGAAAAGAAGTTTCCCGAGTTTAAACTTAAAACTCTAAAGGATGAAAATAGGGTACTTGCTATGGGTAACGATCTTGTTTCTATGGGTGCAATAGCAGGGGGATGCAGGTTTCTTGCAGCTTACCCAATAACTCCAGCCTCAGAGGTTTTAGAGTTTTTATCAAGAGAGCTTAAGAAATTTGGAGGTGTAACTGTTCAAGCTGAGGATGAAATAGCCTCTATAAATATGGCAATAGGTGCCTCTATAGCAGGTCTTAGAGCACTTGTGGCATCCTCTGGACCTGGAATTGCCCTGAAAACCGAGGGAATATCTTATGCAGGGATGACTGAAACCCCCATTGTAATTTACTATGCAATGAGAGTTGGACCTTCTACTGGATTACCAACAAAAACAAGTCAAGAAGATATGCTCTACATAATTTTCGGAGGACACGGTGAGTTCCCAAGAGTAGTTCTAATGCCTGGAACACCAGAGGAACTATTTTATTTAACTGCCGAAGCCTTTAACCTAGCTGAGGAATTTCAAATTCCCGTAATTGTACTCACAGACCAATTTTTAGCTCAAAACAGATTTACTATAGATAAACATAAGTTAGATCCACAAAAAGTTGAAATAAGAAGAGGTAAACTTTTATTAGATGGAAACAACATTCCAAAAAAGGATAGGTTTTTCCTAAGATACAAAATTGAAGAAGATGGAATTTCTCCAAGAGTACTCCCTGGTACAGAAGGAGGAGTTTTTGGAACAACAGGCTATGAACACGATGAAGCAGGCTATGGAACTGAAGAGGAAGAAAACAGGATAAAAATGGTTAATAAAAGAATGACAAAAATAAAGTTCATATCTAAGAAAGTTCCTCCACCTGTTTTATATGAAAAGGAAGGAGCTAAGTATGGAATAATATCGGTGGGATCGACATTTGGGCCAATTTTAGAAACGATCGAAAAATTTGAAAGGGAGGGAGTGAACATATCCTTTTTAAGAATAGTAACTTTATGGCCCTTCCCTGAGGAGGAAGTAAGAAAGTTTGTAGAAAATAAGGAAAGAGTCTTTATTGTGGAACAAAACTATAAGGGCCAACTGAAGTTTCTTGTGGAAAACGCTATAATAGATGTACACAAAAATAAAATAAGAGGAATAACAAAATATTCGGGAAGAGCCTTTAAGCCCATAGAGATAGAAAATAAAATAAGGGAGGAGTTAAAGTGA
- a CDS encoding thiamine pyrophosphate-dependent enzyme, giving the protein MSYGGKGSTSQSHFHSATNFASVFRLPLIIFIVNSQYAISVPRIKQTASETIAIKAKAYGMEGYLVDGNDAIATYILTKKCVKEAREKSKPFLIEAHTYRYDPHSSADDDRKYRKREEVEEWKKKDGLLRLKKYIEYLSLWDEEKDLMLKKEIEEKLNNILEEVEKKPLPDYKDMFYEVYVNTPWYLEEEYL; this is encoded by the coding sequence ATTTCCTATGGTGGCAAAGGATCAACCTCTCAATCACACTTTCACTCAGCAACGAACTTTGCCTCCGTCTTTAGATTACCCCTAATAATTTTTATAGTAAATAGTCAGTACGCAATCTCAGTCCCCAGGATAAAACAAACTGCCTCTGAAACAATAGCAATTAAAGCTAAAGCCTATGGCATGGAAGGGTACCTCGTCGATGGAAATGATGCCATTGCTACATACATATTAACAAAAAAATGTGTAAAAGAAGCAAGGGAAAAATCAAAACCTTTTTTAATAGAAGCTCATACATACAGATACGACCCACACTCATCTGCAGATGATGACAGAAAATATAGAAAAAGAGAAGAAGTTGAAGAATGGAAAAAGAAAGACGGACTTTTAAGACTAAAAAAATATATAGAATACCTTTCTCTATGGGATGAAGAAAAAGATTTAATGTTAAAAAAAGAAATTGAAGAAAAACTCAATAACATATTAGAGGAGGTGGAGAAAAAACCTCTTCCAGACTATAAGGATATGTTTTATGAGGTTTACGTAAACACCCCTTGGTACCTTGAAGAGGAATATTTATAA
- a CDS encoding thiamine pyrophosphate-dependent enzyme — MERNCLVIDEEGKPLFDFKLEDYGITPEILLKMYKGIVLTREIDRLGWILVRQGKAYFYISIGGHETAHVASLYALEKEDYVMPFYRTVPSLHVRSVKLEEIFSQILGKSTDPLKGKQIPEHFRKKKN; from the coding sequence TTGGAGAGGAACTGTTTAGTTATCGATGAAGAGGGTAAACCTCTTTTTGACTTTAAATTAGAAGATTACGGAATCACTCCTGAAATACTTTTAAAAATGTATAAAGGTATAGTTTTAACAAGAGAAATTGATAGGCTCGGGTGGATTCTCGTGAGGCAAGGAAAAGCCTACTTTTACATCTCAATAGGAGGTCATGAAACTGCCCATGTAGCATCACTTTATGCTCTTGAAAAAGAAGACTATGTAATGCCCTTTTATAGAACAGTTCCATCACTCCATGTAAGGAGCGTGAAACTCGAAGAAATCTTCTCTCAAATACTGGGAAAATCCACCGATCCACTTAAAGGTAAACAGATACCCGAACACTTTAGAAAAAAAAAGAATTAA
- a CDS encoding N-glycosylase/DNA lyase, producing MWKRTCNRINRRVIKINISEGLRDYKKVELEIEKRVNEFKSIWLSQDKLSIYKEFIFCLLTPQSRAKLCWESVLNLERKNFIFKGSFEDILGEISKGVRFREQKAKYILLNREKFLKDGGFILVDILKKIDNPHVARDYLVKNVLGYGLKEASHFLRNIGFSFDLAILDRHILKNLKREGVIEEIPKSLTKRKYLEIEKKFKEYSKKVSIPLVNLDLYFWWRETREIFK from the coding sequence TTGTGGAAGAGAACGTGTAATCGAATTAATAGAAGAGTTATCAAAATAAATATCTCCGAGGGTTTAAGAGATTACAAAAAAGTAGAACTTGAAATTGAAAAAAGAGTAAATGAATTTAAAAGCATATGGTTAAGTCAAGATAAATTAAGTATATATAAAGAATTTATATTTTGTCTTTTGACGCCTCAGTCAAGAGCAAAGTTATGTTGGGAATCAGTTCTAAATCTTGAAAGGAAAAATTTTATTTTTAAGGGAAGCTTTGAAGATATCTTGGGGGAGATTTCAAAGGGAGTAAGATTTAGAGAACAAAAGGCAAAATACATTTTATTGAACAGAGAAAAATTTTTAAAAGACGGGGGGTTTATTTTAGTCGATATACTGAAAAAAATCGATAATCCCCACGTTGCAAGAGATTATCTTGTTAAAAATGTTTTAGGTTATGGATTAAAGGAGGCTAGTCACTTTTTAAGAAACATAGGTTTTTCCTTTGATCTTGCAATTCTTGATAGACATATTTTAAAAAACCTGAAAAGAGAAGGGGTAATAGAAGAAATTCCAAAAAGCTTAACAAAAAGAAAATACTTAGAAATAGAGAAAAAGTTCAAAGAATATTCGAAAAAAGTTTCAATTCCGCTTGTCAATCTTGATCTATACTTTTGGTGGAGAGAAACAAGAGAGATTTTTAAGTGA
- a CDS encoding M20/M25/M40 family metallo-hydrolase translates to MNFIISLLFFSQNYNPIIAQIIQQVSSDSIYKTIYRLQKFWTRHYLSDSMYKARLWIKSKFENYGYVTKEHIFFYGREQANIIATKYGLLDTLNPIIISAHYDSRGLNWWQPPYGPAPGADDNASGVSLLLEIARIIKNMNFNYTIRFVAFAAEEPGLVGSEKLADHYIQNNMRIKYLFNVDMIGGDINYLNNKVIVEWDMGNQVDSNNSKSFAFAETLATMYSLYTTLGTVYGNIFASDYLPFEAKGYTTLGLFEYHFNSGYHSEDDVIDSLDISYATTIIKGALAFILHTAKFQQSFAKEKITFTNISFPKYSFYDITGRKININRSTRGIYLQRGESQTKKIIKIK, encoded by the coding sequence ATGAATTTTATAATCTCTTTACTTTTCTTTTCACAAAACTACAATCCTATAATTGCACAGATAATTCAGCAAGTGTCTTCAGATTCTATCTATAAAACCATCTATAGGTTACAGAAGTTTTGGACGAGACATTATTTAAGTGACTCGATGTATAAGGCACGCCTATGGATAAAATCAAAATTTGAGAATTATGGATATGTAACAAAAGAACATATATTTTTTTATGGAAGGGAACAGGCAAATATTATAGCCACAAAGTATGGACTTTTAGACACTTTAAATCCAATAATAATCTCTGCTCATTATGATTCAAGGGGATTAAATTGGTGGCAACCTCCTTACGGACCTGCTCCAGGTGCTGATGATAATGCCTCAGGTGTGTCTCTCTTACTTGAAATAGCAAGAATTATTAAAAATATGAATTTTAACTACACTATTAGATTTGTTGCCTTCGCAGCCGAAGAGCCAGGCTTAGTAGGATCTGAAAAACTCGCAGATCACTATATTCAGAATAACATGAGAATAAAATACCTTTTTAATGTTGATATGATAGGTGGAGATATAAATTATTTAAATAACAAAGTAATTGTGGAATGGGACATGGGAAACCAAGTTGACTCAAATAACAGCAAATCTTTTGCCTTTGCTGAAACACTGGCAACCATGTATAGCTTATATACAACACTTGGCACTGTTTATGGAAACATTTTTGCTTCAGACTACCTGCCTTTTGAAGCTAAAGGTTATACAACCCTAGGTCTATTTGAATATCACTTTAACTCAGGATACCACAGTGAAGACGATGTTATTGACTCTCTAGACATTAGCTACGCTACAACAATAATAAAAGGAGCTCTTGCTTTTATATTACATACAGCAAAATTTCAACAATCTTTTGCAAAGGAAAAAATTACCTTTACAAACATTTCTTTTCCTAAATATAGTTTTTATGACATTACCGGACGAAAAATTAATATAAATAGATCAACAAGGGGAATCTATTTACAAAGAGGCGAGTCACAAACCAAAAAAATCATAAAAATCAAATAA
- a CDS encoding MBL fold metallo-hydrolase, whose protein sequence is MKRVYKLGDFKIIHLNLGTFKLDGGAMFGVVPKVLWSKSTKSDRRNRITLGLNPLLVIGKDFTLLIDNGIGNKYSEKEIDIYGIKLKDDPLKIYGIKKEDITHVILTHLHFDHAGGSTEYLNGDLKATYPNAIYFVQKKEFEDAMNPNERTRASYRRENFEPLYRENKLILLEGDSEILKGIKVIHTGGHTEGHQFVIIESENEKAIYFGDIVPTSYHIPLPYIMGYDTHPLVTLEIRKKYYALASKERWLCFFEHDPIPKAGIIKEIEKGKYSFEEIKS, encoded by the coding sequence ATGAAAAGAGTTTATAAGCTTGGTGATTTCAAAATTATTCATCTTAATCTTGGTACCTTTAAACTTGATGGCGGTGCAATGTTTGGAGTTGTACCAAAAGTCCTATGGTCAAAAAGCACAAAATCTGATAGAAGAAATAGAATAACTCTTGGTTTAAATCCCCTTTTAGTTATTGGTAAAGACTTTACTCTGCTTATTGATAACGGAATAGGAAACAAATACTCTGAAAAAGAAATTGACATATACGGTATTAAGTTAAAAGATGATCCCCTAAAGATATACGGAATAAAAAAAGAAGATATAACTCATGTAATTTTAACTCATCTTCACTTTGACCACGCAGGCGGTTCAACCGAGTATTTAAACGGGGATTTAAAAGCTACCTATCCTAATGCAATATATTTTGTTCAAAAAAAAGAATTCGAAGACGCTATGAATCCAAATGAAAGAACAAGAGCTTCTTATAGAAGAGAAAATTTTGAGCCACTTTATAGAGAAAATAAACTTATCTTACTTGAGGGAGACTCAGAAATTTTAAAAGGGATAAAAGTTATACATACAGGTGGGCATACAGAGGGACATCAATTTGTAATAATAGAAAGTGAAAATGAAAAGGCCATTTATTTTGGTGATATCGTTCCGACAAGTTATCACATTCCTCTTCCCTACATTATGGGTTATGATACACATCCTCTTGTTACTCTTGAAATTAGAAAAAAATATTATGCTTTAGCATCAAAAGAAAGATGGCTTTGTTTTTTTGAACATGATCCAATTCCTAAGGCAGGTATTATAAAAGAGATAGAGAAGGGAAAGTATAGTTTTGAAGAGATAAAGTCTTGA
- a CDS encoding ABC transporter ATP-binding protein, translating to MLKIHIENLTKYYGDKKALDNLNLEINENEFFILLGKNGSGKTTLVRILLKIVKPSFGKAEIIFNGKKLKGKELGFVLEDETPFEFFSPYEYLKFFSEIYGIKADIEEFLKRFGLYEDRNTKIFKLSKGNKRKLCIAKALIAKPSVLILDQPLEGLDLETKKEIYELLKSEQMGKIIFMTTHELDFILDYSTHIGILSNGRFLGRFKTDEIKDKKITDFYFQKLK from the coding sequence ATGCTTAAAATTCATATCGAAAATCTCACGAAATATTATGGTGATAAGAAAGCCTTAGATAATTTAAACTTAGAAATAAATGAAAATGAGTTTTTTATTCTTTTAGGTAAAAATGGGTCAGGTAAAACAACCCTTGTTAGAATACTTTTAAAAATTGTTAAACCAAGCTTTGGAAAGGCAGAGATAATTTTTAACGGAAAGAAATTAAAAGGTAAAGAATTAGGCTTTGTACTGGAAGATGAAACTCCCTTTGAATTTTTCTCACCCTATGAGTATTTAAAGTTTTTTAGCGAAATATACGGTATAAAGGCTGATATAGAAGAATTTCTTAAGAGGTTTGGACTATATGAAGATAGAAATACAAAAATATTTAAGTTATCCAAGGGTAATAAAAGAAAACTGTGTATAGCAAAGGCACTGATAGCAAAGCCGAGTGTACTAATTTTGGATCAACCGTTAGAAGGTTTAGATCTTGAAACAAAAAAGGAAATATATGAGTTATTAAAAAGCGAGCAAATGGGAAAAATAATTTTTATGACTACCCACGAACTTGATTTTATATTAGACTATTCTACCCACATCGGCATTTTAAGTAACGGTCGCTTTTTGGGTAGATTTAAAACAGATGAGATAAAAGATAAAAAAATTACTGATTTTTATTTCCAAAAACTAAAATGA
- a CDS encoding 2-oxoacid:ferredoxin oxidoreductase subunit beta has product MNKIVNELKVRTIKDYEGYKKPFWCPGCGDYSILLSLKKALAELGIEPSNTVVVSGIGCSGKSYAFIYANGVHTLHGRVLPVATGIKLANPSLLVIGLSGDGDSLAIGGNHFLHTARRNVDIKLIVMNNQIYGLTKGQFSPTSNHGFVTVSSPYGSVEFPIDPVLIALSAGASFVARAFSGEPNSLTEIIKAAIKHKGFAVVDVLSPCVTYNKVNTYEWYREKIKYIPENHDITDLKSAILLCLSEDNKIPIGIFYKKERPTYEELILDSNNPCRVDLYCGRERVIELIEELSK; this is encoded by the coding sequence GTGAACAAAATAGTTAATGAGTTAAAAGTTAGAACTATAAAAGATTATGAGGGATATAAAAAGCCATTTTGGTGTCCTGGTTGTGGAGATTATTCTATTCTTTTATCACTAAAAAAGGCTTTAGCCGAATTGGGAATAGAGCCATCAAATACGGTTGTTGTTTCAGGTATAGGTTGTTCGGGTAAAAGCTACGCTTTCATTTATGCAAACGGAGTCCATACTCTTCACGGAAGAGTTTTACCTGTTGCAACAGGAATAAAACTAGCTAATCCTTCACTTTTAGTAATAGGTCTTTCAGGAGACGGTGATTCCCTTGCAATAGGAGGAAATCACTTCCTGCACACAGCAAGAAGAAACGTAGATATTAAACTAATAGTAATGAATAACCAAATTTATGGCCTTACAAAGGGGCAATTTTCTCCAACCTCAAATCACGGATTTGTAACGGTTTCAAGTCCCTACGGTTCTGTAGAGTTTCCCATAGATCCTGTTTTAATTGCCCTTTCAGCAGGAGCAAGCTTTGTTGCAAGAGCCTTTTCAGGAGAACCTAACTCTTTAACAGAAATAATAAAAGCTGCAATTAAACATAAGGGTTTTGCTGTGGTCGACGTTTTATCACCATGTGTTACTTATAACAAAGTTAATACCTACGAGTGGTACAGAGAAAAAATTAAGTATATACCCGAAAACCATGATATAACTGATTTGAAATCTGCAATATTACTCTGCCTTTCAGAAGATAATAAAATACCTATTGGTATTTTTTATAAGAAAGAAAGACCAACATACGAAGAGTTAATTCTTGATAGTAATAATCCCTGTAGAGTAGATCTTTATTGTGGAAGAGAACGTGTAATCGAATTAATAGAAGAGTTATCAAAATAA